A part of Notolabrus celidotus isolate fNotCel1 chromosome 21, fNotCel1.pri, whole genome shotgun sequence genomic DNA contains:
- the rhno1 gene encoding RAD9, HUS1, RAD1-interacting nuclear orphan protein 1 isoform X1: MPRKASRTDKPSLLFLERTLSGARLQNGPEVRAALNPREFFTETQAHSSSAHKSWISPQFDSTLAAAPPVRRGRRKCHSTTSVFDNSTQLIRKNSVCKFPALSFQTRQGDQTHHPKRTRKKKATESTTGSDVGNQPQGSLQISKTVSSVKCEETPKRQLTTIRKRNVERCSDAASSSNRCVEGPEIQSVQATERCVVPAHGASALALNDFSTTEVSSIGLPPDVDTPKVIQEGISCLSSQSLHLLLPQPCTPPGYQPPDILVADTPERDYGVKVTWRRRRGLMLLLKDRDHLSDSDVLVHS; the protein is encoded by the exons ATGCCACGCAAAGCTTCAAGGACAGACAAACCTTCCCTGCTGTTCCTGGAACGGACTTTGAGTGGAGCCAGACTCCAAAATGGGCCTGAAGTCCGAGCAGCTCTCAATCCCAGAGAGTTCTTCACAGAGACACAAGcacacagcagctcagctcacaaaTCTTGG ATAAGCCCTCAATTTGACAGCACACTTGCAGCTGCACCCCCAGTGAGACGTGGGAGAAGAAAATGCCACTCCACCACGAGCGTCTTTGACAATTCCACTCAGCTGATCAGGAAAAACAGTGTGTGCAAATTCCCTGCATTATCATTTCAGACAAGGCAAGGAGACCAGACTCATCATCCGAAGAGAACACGCAAGAAGAAAGCTACAGAGTCTACTACAGGGTCTGATGTGGGAAATCAACCACAGGGATCACTCCAAATCAGTAAGACGGTTTCAAGTGTGAAGTGCGAAGAGACACCAAAGAGACAATTAACCACaatcagaaaaagaaatgtggAGAGGTGTTCCGACGCCGCGTCATCCTCAAACAGATGTGTGGAAGGGCCCGAAATCCAATCTGTCCAAGCGACTGAGAGATGTGTAGTCCCAGCACATGGTGCTTCAGCACTTGCCCTAAATGATTTCAGCACCACTGAGGTCAGCAGCATTGGACTCCCTCCTGATGTGGACACTCCAAAAGTAATTCAAGAAGGGATCAGCTGCCTCTCCTCCCAGTCTTTACACCTGCTACTGCCTCAGCCATGCACACCGCCGGGTTATCAACCACCTGACATTTTGGTGGCTGATACACCAGAGAGGGATTATGGTGTCAAGgtgacatggaggaggaggaggggtttgATGTTGTTGCTAAAAGACAGGGACCAtctctcagattcagatgtgttAGTGCACAGCTGA
- the rhno1 gene encoding RAD9, HUS1, RAD1-interacting nuclear orphan protein 1 isoform X2 — protein MPRKASRTDKPSLLFLERTLSGARLQNGPEVRAALNPREFFTETQAHSSSAHKSWTRQGDQTHHPKRTRKKKATESTTGSDVGNQPQGSLQISKTVSSVKCEETPKRQLTTIRKRNVERCSDAASSSNRCVEGPEIQSVQATERCVVPAHGASALALNDFSTTEVSSIGLPPDVDTPKVIQEGISCLSSQSLHLLLPQPCTPPGYQPPDILVADTPERDYGVKVTWRRRRGLMLLLKDRDHLSDSDVLVHS, from the exons ATGCCACGCAAAGCTTCAAGGACAGACAAACCTTCCCTGCTGTTCCTGGAACGGACTTTGAGTGGAGCCAGACTCCAAAATGGGCCTGAAGTCCGAGCAGCTCTCAATCCCAGAGAGTTCTTCACAGAGACACAAGcacacagcagctcagctcacaaaTCTTGG ACAAGGCAAGGAGACCAGACTCATCATCCGAAGAGAACACGCAAGAAGAAAGCTACAGAGTCTACTACAGGGTCTGATGTGGGAAATCAACCACAGGGATCACTCCAAATCAGTAAGACGGTTTCAAGTGTGAAGTGCGAAGAGACACCAAAGAGACAATTAACCACaatcagaaaaagaaatgtggAGAGGTGTTCCGACGCCGCGTCATCCTCAAACAGATGTGTGGAAGGGCCCGAAATCCAATCTGTCCAAGCGACTGAGAGATGTGTAGTCCCAGCACATGGTGCTTCAGCACTTGCCCTAAATGATTTCAGCACCACTGAGGTCAGCAGCATTGGACTCCCTCCTGATGTGGACACTCCAAAAGTAATTCAAGAAGGGATCAGCTGCCTCTCCTCCCAGTCTTTACACCTGCTACTGCCTCAGCCATGCACACCGCCGGGTTATCAACCACCTGACATTTTGGTGGCTGATACACCAGAGAGGGATTATGGTGTCAAGgtgacatggaggaggaggaggggtttgATGTTGTTGCTAAAAGACAGGGACCAtctctcagattcagatgtgttAGTGCACAGCTGA